TTGCAACTCAATATTGCAATCAATATCCTCCACCACCAAAATTGACCTATTCGCGGTGGAAATCAACAGCTTCCTAAGGTCTGAATTCTGCTTCAAATCCGTCAACTCCaaatcataaatatcaaattttaaataattagccATCGCCGCAATTAAGCTGGATTTTCCAGTCCCGGGCGGCCCATACAACAAGTAGCCTCTTTTCCAAGCCTTTCCGACTTTCTTATACTTCTCTTTCCTCTCCACGAACCTCTCTAAGTCTTTGATCACCGTCTCCTTGAGCTGTGCATCCATCGCAAGTGTCTCGAAAGTTGCAGGATGATCGAAACTAACTGACTTCCACTTATCGAGCGATGATGAGAAGTCGTATCGCGAAAGAAGAGTGAATATCTTTAATGTTCTGAattcttgtttcctgtctttAGCCTCTTTTAAGATAAATGGCAAGTATGAATTAACCGCTTGTTCTTTGTGTTTTCTGTTAAAACTGAGCTCGAAAAACCGGACTTCAGATCGAAATGATCTCTTCTGGTCATCATTGTAGTATGTATTGGATTGTTGCAGTTGTTGGCACACCCAAGTCCACTTGAATTCAACACCATTGAACGTATCAATCACCTCTTCATCACGCTCCATGGTGAGTGAGACGTTGTTTTCTTGTTTCAGTTTAGTAACTCTAAGACGACGCGTGTTGGGAGAGACCTTAGATCCCACATACACCACCGCAGCATCATAAATTTCATTTCTTTCGATCTCTTCATACTCGTTGATCACCATAGTGAGCTCATTGGAGAAGTGACTAAAAAAATGGCGGAGACCAAGGTGAAAGTAATCCTGAATTTCAGAGGGCACGTAGTCTCGGGCCATGCTACGTGCCACCATAGCCGTGGCAGCAATAGTTCCAATGGTGGATATGATGGTCTTTGTTGTTGCCCTACTGGTTTGTTTTGTTATTGACATTTTGCTTAAGGATATTGATGTAATGTGTACAGGAATAAGAGAGTAGAGTTGTTTATACTAGAAGCAATATAGAGCACAaggaagttgaaaaacaatgtAAGAGTAAACTGTAACTAGAGTACTTCTTGACCATAGAGCTTGATGAACTGGTAGTTAAATAGAAGAAAGAACTAAGGATATCATGCAGATTTGAGCGTCTGAACTTGTAAGGATATCATGCATAGTGAATGCGCTATTCCCAACCTAAACTTTATTCACTTCCGAATAACCTAGTTCAAAATTCATGATCGCTAAACTAACCTAATTCGTTTATTCTCAAACTAACTTAttttcctgaaaaaaaaaaaaactaacttaTTTTACTGTTCAAGTTCAACCAcaacttttatattttcttttcatttttcaaattcTTATTCCATTTATTATCGTTCTTTTACGTAATATGTATAGTAATACCAAAAAGGTTATATAAAATCCATGAATTTGATTACAGTTATACTAATTTATGACCCGTTCCAAGCACGggattgtataaattttttaagtttataatttattgggataataatatttttgatatatatatttaaattattattgttcaGATACAAAACTTATTATGCATCGACATATTAATATtcaattttgtttaaattttatttttcaaaaaaatattctcGGAATGCATGTTATGATacgaatttattttaaaatgatacattttattttaacaaaatcatAATGTTGTTTTTGATTCTAAATAGATGGAAAAAATTCAACACGTAAATCGGATGAGAGGGTATTCAATATTTAGTACAACTTAATTTCTTTTTGAttcataattgttttaaacgtctaataaatattattaagtgtAACGCTAAGAAATAGTATAATGAagtctttaattataaaatcctaatcaatatcGAAGTctgataattataaaatcttaatcaatattgaagtttttaattataaaatcctaattaatataaaagccttttcataatgatataataaattataaaattctaaaCAATACGAAATTTTTCATAATAGTTTAATGatgattattattaaatataaaattatatgattataaaatcctaataacTATAGAAGTCGTTTTTAATCATAATATCTTAATCAATCCATGAATATTATAAAGTCCTGACCAATATAAATCTTTTAATGAGAATACAATACTTTTAATAGGAGTATAATACTAATAATTAGGGGATAACTTCTATGGAGACCTTTCCTTGGAGACTTGGGACCATTTTTGTACTACAACTAAAATACCCcattaaaaacattgcaaaacgtattatGTTATAGaaagatcattattttattgacaatcttgtaaattttatacatttgacaaataaaacaataaaaacatagtattattttacaaaataaaacaataaaaacatagtattattttacaaaataattagtGTGCAGAATATTTGTTgatcttgcagaacatacatgttCTACTTGTTtagcataaataatttgtcATATGTTTCGATAGAAACGAAGGAAATTCCCTTCTCGTTTAATTGGAAGTCAATTTATAAGAATGAGTAAAGCTTGAAACATTCCTTGAGGCTACGATATTCCAACCCTGTGAGAGTTAGAAACCAAATAGGATTCAAATCAGCTAGGTttttttcacataaataaacCCCCAGTTTATTCTTGTAATTCAGAGTCtaggtgtattcgattgagattttaccGGGCACCAtgtcagtgatgagtttgagtgCTCTGCCTTCTGCAGCAAGTGCTTATGCCGCATACGCATCAATTTCCTCATCGTTCATGCTTCTGAAGACTACTTATCATCAAATAGTCCCATATGAAGTTCATGATTATTTAATCTCAGCCGTTTCTCGCATCTTCAAGAAACAGGCCACAGAGGAAAATTCTTCGTTTATTCTAATAATCGAAAAGCTGGACGAATATGAGTATCCAAATGGTTTATTTGAGTCCTTCGAGATTTACATGGCAGATAGAGctacttcagtgaccaattgcCTCAAGATTTTACAGACAAGCATGAAAAGCAAACACCTCACTACCAAAATAGCCCGAGAAGAAACCTTAACTGAATTTTACCAGGGTATTGAGATTACATGCAAATTCCTTTTCCGTGACAACAAAGCAGAGGAGAAAAATAATCCGCGGGTCTTGAGTGATGATGATCCGCGGGTCTTGAGTCGTGGTAAGCAGTGGTTTGAActtagttttgaaaaaattcaCAAGGATATCGTCGTAAATTCATACATACCATTTGTCATGGAAGAAGCAGAAGCTTTGCAAAATTCAAAGAAAGATTTGCTAATCCACTCGTGTAATGGGGCTGGGGGGCCTTGGTCACCGACTATTCTAGAGCATTCATCAACATTCGAGACATTGGCAATGGAGCCTGCTGCTAAAAAAGCTCTGATGGATGATTTGGATTTGTTTGTCAAGAGAAGAGAATATTTTAAGAGAGTAGGAAGGGCCTGGAAGAGAGGCTACTTGTTGTACGGGCCTCCGGGGACAGGGAAATCCAGCTTGGTAGCCGCGGTGGCTAAttacttaaaatttgatatctATGATTTGCAGCTCTCGAATGTGAACAGTGATTTTATGTTAAGGAATGTACTGATGGGGATTAAGAACAGATCCGTTCTAGTGATCGAAGATATTGATTGTAGCATTGCGTTGCCAGACAGAAGTATTCCAGCAAATAGTGCTAGACCTAAACAAGATCCGAAGGTAATTTTTCTTATTATGTGTGCTTGTAATAAAATTcttgtttattaataaattttataactttattttattttgagagGGCTGCAGATTACACTATCAGGACTATTGAATTTCATAGACGGGATGTGGTCGAGCTGTGGAGATGAGAGGATTATAATCTTCACAACCAATCACAAGGACAGACTTGATCCAGCATTGTTGCGTCCAGGACGGATGGACATGCACATTCACATGTCTTATCTTACGATGAATGGTTTCAAAACATTAGCCTCCACCTATCTGGAAATCAATCACCAGCACTGGCGTTTCAGGGAGATAGAAGAGCTATTAGGAAGCGTTGAAGCAACGCCTGCTGAAGTTGCTGAGGAACTAATGAGGACATGTGATGCTGATGCTTGTCTCCGAGGACTTGTCAATTTTCTCAAGGACAAGAAGAGGAAAAGGACTATTGTTGAATCCGGGGAGGATGCGAGTCCTGGAGCTGAAACCACGGATGGGGATGACACGACTCCTGGAGTTGAACTCATCCCAAAGGCCaagaaaattaaaacgaatGGCTTGCAGGATGTTTTTTGTCACAAGTGAGGGGCTATAATGGTCGCAGAGATTAAATCTTCTGATTTTGTTATTCGCATAATTTCTATGTAatgttttgaataattttattaaatctcgACTGTTTTTCTCACTGTCTTATTCAACATTGTACTTAAAAAATAAACAGCTCCT
This genomic window from Daucus carota subsp. sativus chromosome 7, DH1 v3.0, whole genome shotgun sequence contains:
- the LOC108196243 gene encoding AAA-ATPase At3g50940-like, encoding MSITKQTSRATTKTIISTIGTIAATAMVARSMARDYVPSEIQDYFHLGLRHFFSHFSNELTMVINEYEEIERNEIYDAAVVYVGSKVSPNTRRLRVTKLKQENNVSLTMERDEEVIDTFNGVEFKWTWVCQQLQQSNTYYNDDQKRSFRSEVRFFELSFNRKHKEQAVNSYLPFILKEAKDRKQEFRTLKIFTLLSRYDFSSSLDKWKSVSFDHPATFETLAMDAQLKETVIKDLERFVERKEKYKKVGKAWKRGYLLYGPPGTGKSSLIAAMANYLKFDIYDLELTDLKQNSDLRKLLISTANRSILVVEDIDCNIELQERVSAGSEDRKPQSKEKNRVTLSGFLNFIDGLWSSCGDERIIIFTTNHKEKLDPALLRPGRMDMHIRMSYCTPCGFRLLAGNYLGVEDHKLFPEIEELILTTKVTPAEVAEQLLKSDEPDVSLDSLISFVRTKNKKYEEAKAKKATAEVAASVTEAAKDCKKGDQSQESDKI
- the LOC108196242 gene encoding AAA-ATPase At3g50940-like translates to MSVMSLSALPSAASAYAAYASISSSFMLLKTTYHQIVPYEVHDYLISAVSRIFKKQATEENSSFILIIEKLDEYEYPNGLFESFEIYMADRATSVTNCLKILQTSMKSKHLTTKIAREETLTEFYQGIEITCKFLFRDNKAEEKNNPRVLSDDDPRVLSRGKQWFELSFEKIHKDIVVNSYIPFVMEEAEALQNSKKDLLIHSCNGAGGPWSPTILEHSSTFETLAMEPAAKKALMDDLDLFVKRREYFKRVGRAWKRGYLLYGPPGTGKSSLVAAVANYLKFDIYDLQLSNVNSDFMLRNVLMGIKNRSVLVIEDIDCSIALPDRSIPANSARPKQDPKITLSGLLNFIDGMWSSCGDERIIIFTTNHKDRLDPALLRPGRMDMHIHMSYLTMNGFKTLASTYLEINHQHWRFREIEELLGSVEATPAEVAEELMRTCDADACLRGLVNFLKDKKRKRTIVESGEDASPGAETTDGDDTTPGVELIPKAKKIKTNGLQDVFCHK